GGTATTATGCCAATATACAAAATAATAATAAATGATTATGAAATCAAAAAATAATATGGTGATTTGAAATAATGAGAAAACTATATTAAGCATTAGAGTCATGTGAGGGACTAATGAAAGTATTGGTCTTGGAATTTTTTAATGGAGTAAATTTCAAAATGCAATATGTATTCAGATGAATTACCAGGAGATTTTGATTTGAAAATTCTTCGTGTTATAAGTGATCTTTATCCTGATGTTGTAGGGGGCCTTGGACTACATGCGCACGAAATGTCCAAATTACAAGCAAAGTCAGGTCATCAGGTAACAATTTTCACATCACGGATAAATGGAAACCCAATAAATGAGAATGTCGATGGGTATCAAATATTCAGATTTAAAAATACCTTCAAATTGTTAGGAAATTCAGTGAGTATATCACTGGTAAGACAGTTGCTTAAAGAGAGAAATAATTATGATATTATCCATGCACACTCTCAACATTTTTTCTCAACAAATGTATGTGCACTCATCAGAAAATTTGGAAGCCCACCACTTGTCATAACGAATCATGGCTTGGTTTCACAGACGGCACCCTCGTGGATACAAAAAATTCATACTTCTACAATTGGAAAATGGACATTTAAAGCAGCAGATGGAATTATCTGTTATACCGAAAGTGAAAAAGGCAAACTTGTTGAATTGGGAATAGCGCCTGACAAAATATTTGTTATCCATAATGGAATCGATACAAACAAATTTATTCCTGCTGAGAAAACCGAAACTACCGGACAAATATTATGGATAGGAAGATTCACCCCCGGCAAAGGAGTGGATTACTTAATTGAAGGATTTAATCTTTTATTAAACAAACATCCTGAAGTCAGACTTATCATGATCGGGAGAGGTCCGAAAAAGAAAGAATCTCTCCAAAAAATTCAGGAACTTGGTTTATCAGACAAAGTGATTATTAAAGACTTTGTTGAAAATTCAGAACTTACTAAAGTATATCAGAATTCAGATGTTTTTGTATTACCTAGCTTATCTGAGGGCATTCCAAGAACAATTCTTGAATCAATGTCATCTGGTATTCCCGTCGTATGTACTGACCTGCCACAACTGGTAGATATCGTCAATGGGTGTGGTCTTTTAATCCCCCCCATGGATTCACAGGCAGTTTCAGACGCGATATCGAAAATCCTTTCAGATGTATCCCTTGCTCATGAACTGGGTCAAAATGGAAGAAAAAATCTAATGTCGAATTTTTCGTGGGAAGATACGGTTGAACAAACATTGTTTTTTTACGGGAATTTGATAAAATGAAGATAAGTGTAATCGGATGTGGATATGTTGGCGCAATAACAGGAGCATGTCTTGCTGACCTTGGAAATGAAATAACCCTTGTCGACGTAGATCAGACAAAAATTGATGCAATAAATACATCCTGTTCTCCAATATTTGAACCTGGTCTGGATGAACTATTACAAAAAAACCACCAGAGAATTATTGCTACAAAAGATCTCAAAACAGCGGTTCTCAATAGCAATATAAGCTTTATATGTGTGGGCACACCATCAAAGGATGACGGGTCTATTGATCTAGGGTATATCGAATCAGTCAGCAAAGAGATTGGATGTGCACTCAGGAATAAAGATTCATTTCATACTGTTGTTGTAAAAAGCACCGTATTTCCGGGGACTTCTGATAATATTGTTGCTCAAAATATTGAACGCGAATCCGGTAAAAAACTGCATACTGATTTTGGAATCGTATCCAATCCTGAATTTTTACGGGAGGGTGTTGCTGTTGATGACTTCTTCAACGCAGATCGCATAATCTTAGGAACCAGTGATACGAAATCCAGACAAAATATTGAAGAATTATACTCTTCTTTTGATTGCCCGAAATATTTCACTGATACAAAAACCGCTGAAATGATAAAATATGTAAGCAATGCATTTCTTGCAACAAAAATTAGCTTTGCAAATGAAATTGGTAACCTCTGTAAAAAAATTAGTATTGATTCACGGGATGTCTTTGATGGAGTAGGTCTCGATAAAAGAATTAATCCGGCATTTTTCAATTCTGGAATTGGGTTTGGAGGATCTTGTTTCCCAAAAGATGTCATGGCTCTTATCAAAGGAGCTGAAGATCAATTTGGCGAACATGCACATATATTAAAATCGGTTATAGCAGTGAATAACGAACAGCCACTACGGCTGATAACTCTGCTTGAAAAACATGTTCCTAATCTCAAAGGAGCCAAAATCGGGATTCTTGGTCTGGCATTCAAACCTGAGACCGACGATATCCGTGAAAGCCGGGCAATTCCAATTGTGAAACAGCTTCTGGATAAAGGTGCGGAAATCACCGCATATGATGCCCAGGCAGCGAATAATTTCAGGGAATTATTTCCTTCGGTTACTTACTGTGAAAGGTGTAGAGATGTCCTGAATTCAGATGCTGTTCTTATTCTTACTGAATGGCAGGAATTTGAAAATATGGATTACTCAGGTAGAATTGTTATTGACGGACGAAGGATACAGAAAGCCATAGAGACTGCCGGGCAGTATGAAGGGGTGTGCTGGTAATGCCGGTAAAAAAGGCAGTCATCCCTGCAGCAGGATTTGGAATACGTTTTTTACCGGTTACTAAAGCACAGCCAAAAGAGATGCTCCCCGTAGTTAATAAGCCTGTTATTCAGTATGTTATTGAAGAGACATACCAATCGGATATCCATCAGATTTTGTTAATAACCGGTAGACATAAGAGAGCGATCGAAGATCATCTGGATAAAGCCAATATTAACGGTCATTCTGATTTGCTTGAAGAATTCGAAGAATTACTGGAAAAAATGCAAATATTCTACATCAGGCAGAAAAAACAGTCCGGTCTGGGAGATGCGGTGTCGTATGCTGAATCCTTTATAGATGGGGATCCCTTTGCATTACTATTGGGGGATAATATTACTCTCCCTAACTGTACGAAGGAACTCGTTGACATTTATGAACAGTACAATGCACCTGTTATTGCAATTGAAGAAATACCTGATGATAAAATAAAAAATCATGGGGTTATTAAAGGAAAGAAGGTTTCTTCAAATATATTTAAAATTGAAGAAATGGTCGAAAAACCCGATGAACCAATTTCAAATCTGGCAATTATTGGGCGTTATATTCTAACTCCGGATATTTTTGATTATCTGTCAAAAACAGATAGAGGATTAAATGGAGAACTCCAGTTAACAGATGCACTGAGGGACATGGTTCTTGATGGAAAAGAGATGTATGCCGCGATTCATACAGGAAGGCGCTATGATCTGGGGAACAGTTTCGACTGGCTAAAAGCTAATATTGAACTCGCACTCGAAGATAACGAGATTGGTGTATCACTGAGAAATTGCCTTAATGCAAAATTAGGGAACTGAGATATGGCAAAAATTGTAATAACCGGAGGAGCAGGATTTATTGGATCTCATATTGCAGAAAGTCTGGTAACTGATAATGAAGTTGTTGTCATCGATAATCTTGATGGTTATTATTCTCCTTCATTAAAACAGAGAAATCTGGACAGTATTTCTGCGAAAGGTGATTATACATTCATTAATGGTGACATAACAGATCTCAAATTTGTAAGGAGCGTTATCAGTAGTGATGTTGACTATGTCTACCATGAAGCAGCACAGGCAGGAGTCCGAATTTCAGTAGAAGATCCGTTCAAACCAAATGATGTTAATGTAGTAGGCACTCTGAATGTCCTTCAGTCATCCCTTGATGCTGGTGTAAATCGTGTTATCAATGCATCATCTTCTTCAGTTTACGGCAAAGTCGAATATCTTCCATTCGACGAAAAGCATCCAACTCAGCCAGTCTCTCCTTATGGCGTGTCAAAGCTTGCAGCCGAGCACTACTGCAGAGTCTTTAATGAAGTATATGACCTCTCGACCGTGTCCCTTCGGTACTTCACTGTCTATGGTCCGAGGATGCGCCCAGACCTTGCAATCTCGATATTCACCGACAGGATGCTGAAAAATGAACCGATTACTATCTTTGGCAATGGAGAACAGACACGGGACTTCACCTACATCGATGATATTGTAAAGGCAAATCTGAACCTGCTAAAGAAGAGTAACGCCGATGGTTGTGCAATGAATATCGGCGGAGGAAACCGAATTACCGTAAATGAACTGTTGACCTATTTACGGAAGATTACAGGAAGTATGTCTGAGGTGATTTATTCAGATCAGCAAAAGGGTGATGCAGAGCATACCCTTGCGGATACGGGATTCGCAAGGGAACATATTGGATACGTGCCAGAGATAGACATAGAAAATGGTCTGAAGAAATTTGTAGAGTGGTATACAAAATCTCTACAGCACCTGTCCTAATGGATTACATATTTTCATGAAGTTATTGGTCTGCACATCAGAATATTTTCCTCAGGGCGCCGGTATCGCCAATGTTGTTTACAATGTCGTTGAGCAACTCAAAGAAATGGGTGTTGAGTGTACAGTATGTTCGCCAACAGGGCCAGACATCAAACTTGGAAGCCTTACTTTAATACAAAAGACCGGTATAATCGGGCTGATAAGCTACTGGAACCAGGTTTCGCACCATTTTAAGAATAATGACTATGATGCTGTATGGCTCCAAAATCCATTTATTATCTCAGGAAATCCTTTTGCAAACTGCCTTGTAACGATGCATTCAACATATTATGGATCGAGTACCCGCGGAGTTGGGAATCTTCCGTTTCATCTGTATAAGTCATTTGTTGCCCATATCGAACGATTCTGTCTCACTCGCATGCATCCGGATACGTACTTTACCGGAGTTGCTCAAACAGTCTGTGAGGAAATGGAGAAAATTGGGATTTCCAGAGATCAGATCACCTATATCCCAAATGGGGCAAACACCTCACAATTTTTTCCCTCAACAGAAAAAGAAATGCTACGGAAAATGCTTGGAATACCCGAAGGTGAGATTGTCCTTCTAAGCGTAGGTCGTTTAACCGCAGCCAAACAACCTTTTACCCTTATCAAGGTCTTTTCAAACCTTGAGAGTACGCTGAAAAATGTAACTCTCTATATCGCAGGTACAGGCGAACTCTTTGAGGAAACAAAAAACCTTGCACAGAAAATGGGGGTGAAAAAAGTTATTTTCCTTGGGTATGTGGATCACGATTGTGATCTTTCAGACTACTATGCCTGCTCTGATTACTACATTATGACTTCAAATTACGAAGGGCTACCTCTTACACTGTTGGAGGCTATGGCATCCGGATTGCCGTGCATTGTATCTGATATCCCAAACTTAAGGATTGTAAAGGATGCAAATTGTGGGATTGCTGTTGAATTTAGAAGCGTAGATAAATCAACCAATAAAATTATTGATTATCTTAATTGTGAACACAAGGATCATTCAATTAATGCCAGAAAATGTATAGAAAATAATTTTGACTGGAAAATCATTGCAGAAGAATATCAGAAGATATTTTATAAAACAAACCCCGAAAATGATGCCGATAACCATAATTGAGCCAATATTCATATTTATATTCGCCCTCCGATGGCCTCAGGAACACGGAACAGAATCTTTTCACTGAATTATTCAATCTGATACTCAGGATTTCATATTTTTGGTTTACCCGTTCAATTCCATCACCTGGAGAAAGACATATTTTCAATTAGCTAAAATAGGATCTACTTTCAGTTTTCTCTTTATTTTGTCGATACAAACCGTGCTCAGAACATATATATTGTTGTCAGCTAGCAAAGTCAGTTTCATAAAATATCCTTTTTTTAATCTGTTTGATATTTCATTTAAACTGCCAAAAAACAGAATTTAAATATTATTCAATCTACACCCTGTATTTTACCACCTTTGCAGGATTCCCGACAGCAATTCCATAATCCGGGATATCCTTTACCACGATGCTCCCGGCACCGACAACTGCACCTGTTCCAATAGTAACCCCCTTAAGAATTGTGACATTAGCTCCGATCCACACATCATCACCAATAAAAACAGGTTTTTTGTAATGTGGTTGTTCCCGGATAAGAAGATCTCGTTTTAAGCCATGATCCCTGGCCCAGATAATTGTTTTTGGGCCAATCTGAACATCATTGCCTATTGTAATCTCTCCAAGAAAATGGCATCCGGCATTCATATAAAAATTATCACCAATTGTGATAATCGGATCTCCCAAAAGTCTACAATATGGTTCGACTATTGCTTTTCCGTTAAAATTAACAGAAGAAAAAGTACAATTCTTATGTATTAAAACGCCATTACGTCTTAAATTAACTCTTTTAATATAATTGATCAAATAATTTTTAACGCCCTTAGACATACTTCCACCACACTCATGAAAATCGCTTTGCAATCTATCAGAAATGGCTTGATATCATGCAGATCATAAATCGCAAAATATGTTTTTTTTGATTTGAAAATATTGTAAACAAAAATTTTTCTGTAGTATTTCCTTCTTATCAGATTAAGAATCTCATGTTTCAGATAAACAAAATGTATTTCAATATCCTTTATCTGTGTTTGTTTCTCTATAATTTGTCCGATTGCATCGAGATATTGTGCATATTGAACAGTAACATTTGATAAATTTCCTACCCTATTCCACATCGTTGAACGGAGATTAATTTCCATTAATTTGAATTTACCATCCCGAGAATCATACTTAAATTCCGATTCGATAATTCCTTTGAGATCCATACCTTCAAAAAGAATTCGTCCCTGTTGCAAAACCTGGTTTGGCGCTTCATTTGAAGCACTGGAAAAAACCCCATAATCATCTGGAAACTGGGATAATTTTTTTCCGGTCCATTCACTAAGAATCTCTCCATCCTGACTCCGATATCCTACATATGCATAAATATTTGTACTATCTCCGGGGATTATTTCTGATGCCAAAAACGTTATCCCGGACCCAAGATAATCCTCAAGCAATTCCCGTTTTTCTTCCAGTTCGTTTTTGCTTTCCAGTTTAAGATTTTTAAAAACATTGATCTTCTGATCATCCCGTCTATTTGGTTTTATTAAAATGGGATATTGAATTGTATTAATAGAATTTAGCTGATCAATGTCATCCACCGGGATTGTCTTGGGATGAGGTAATCCTAATTTTTCACAGTATAAATATTGAGAATATTTATCAAAGCATTCCAAAAAATTATCATAATTATAGGGCAAAAAGCAGAATGAAGCAATATCCGGGTGTATTTTGTGAAGATTTTGCATTTGCAGTTCATCAGTTGGAAAAATAATAATCTGTTCATATTCCTTATGTAAACTGTTAAGTTTCTCATATAAGCACTCTGGCGATTTGTTAATAAGAACAAATTTTTTTATTTTATTACTATATGATGCAATTTTTCTGGAGGTATCAAAAAGGATGATATTTTCGACATTTTTTTCATAAAGTTCCTGAATAATTGAATAACCGTTTACATATCCTCCGAGAACTAAAGCACAATTATTTTTCTTCATTTATCGTACCAGACATTTTGGTAACAATAATTATGTCACCGATTTCTCATATACCTGAAATTGTGTTCAATTTCCTCTCCACTTGTAATCCATGCATTTTTCTCATAGCAGTATTCAAGAATCTTAATATACATCTTTTTCTCAGTTGTTCCATCCAGGAACATAGAATTATGCCACAAAAGCGTGAAAACTCCCCTGCATTCTTCAACTCTATCAATGAGACGTTTAACACAATCCAGAGCTACATCAGAGCTAAGTCTCATATAATCAGAAAATATCGTACCATCCATCACCACAAGTGGAATCTCAAGAATATCTATTATAGAACCAGAATTAAGGTTATATGGCATAAAGGGGTGGCACATTCCGTTCCTAAAACCGATACAATCTGCATACCCCAATGTTGTATCATAGAGAAATCCTGCATTGGCTATATGTTCCCATGTATCCGGGGTGCGGAAGCGGAGATAATGATTCCGGTAACCAACAATCGTTGTTCCAAGGACATTCTCCAGTCTCTTTTTTTCATCACTGATACGATCATAGGAATTATAAGCTTCATGCCCCCCATGAAGTCCCACCTCACACCCACGAGATCTGATTATTCTCAGATCATCTTTCAGATCCATAACATCGTATGAATAATCCAGATCTCCTGGTTGTAAAGCAAGGAAATAAAAACTTGATTTGGCATTATATTTTTCTTCCAAATCCATTATTTCTTCAAAATTACATAATGGGTATCGTTTATTGAGTGCACCTTTGATGGATACTGAAAGTCCATTTTTGTCCAGTCTACAGAGATTTTTTGCTACAAGATATCTTCTTTCGGGAATACTGCGGAAAACAATGTCGATATCATGTGTAAGGCAAACAGCAAATTTTTTACCATCCGGGTATTCTGGTTTATAGCCAGAATCCATCAGAAATTGGGATACATCCGGTTTAAAAATGTCTCTTGTTTTGCTGAGATAATATGAAAAACGATCGTGCTGATCTCGGAATTCGGGATTGTATTCTTCCTTTCGGGTAAAATTATCCCATAATTCCGCCTGATTTTGAATTCTTTCAAGATATTCCCTGTTCATGAATAATCCTTTTAATCATTAATTGAGGAGATTACTGAACAGATCTTTTCTGCAGCATCCCCTTTGCCAAATCTATCAAATGATTTTATTCGTTCAGATGGAACATCACGGACCGAATCAACAATTTTTTTAGAATCCGCCCCGACTAGCACATTCCACCCGTTTTCCAGTGTCTCCATCCACTCAGTATTTTCCCGTAGTGTGACACAGGGCACTTTAAGGATATACGCCTCTTTCTGTACCCCTCCAGAGTCAGTGAGAATCATCTTCGCATGTTTCATCAGATGGAGCATGTCTAGATACGAAAAGGGTTCAGTCAAACGAATATTCCCAGGGAGGTCACTATATATTCCATATTCTTTCAGGCATTTTACTGTCCGTGGGTGGGCAGGAAATATGATTGCCGAATTGAAGGAATTACCCGTTTTGCAGACATCACCCATACCATTTGATTCACTGATTACCCCAAATGCCTCCATAATATTTCTCAGGTTCTCTTCAGAATCAGTGTTTGAGGCCCGGTGGACGGTTGCAACATAATATTCACCCTCATAAATACCCAGGTCATCAAGAATTTTTGAGGACTGTTCTGCAATTTCGACATTATTGATAAGAGCGTCAACCATCACATCCCCTGTGAGATAAACTCCCTTTGTTATTCCTTCCGCAGCAAGATTCTCAACCGCTGTTTGTGTCGGGCAGAAGAGCAGATTTGAAACATGATCGGTTATAATTCGGTTAATTTCCTCTGGCATCGACCTGTCATAACTCCGCAGACCTGCTTCCACGTGGGCAACGGGAATATGCAGTTTCACAGCCGCAAGGGACCCCGCGAGTGTGGAATTGGTATCACCATAGACAAGTACCATATCCGGCTGCTCTTTTTGAAGAACGTTTTCAATCTCAGCAAGCATCTTCCCGGTCTGCCCACCCTGGGGGCCGGACCCAATACCCAGATTATAATCCGGTGCCGGTATTGCAAGTTCGGTAAAAAAGATATCCGACATATTGGCATCATAATGCTGCCCGGTATGGACGATTATTTCTTCATGCTCTTTTCTAATTGCCTGTGAGACAGGAGCACACTTAATAAACTGGGGACGGGCCCCAACTATGGTGACAATCTTCATCTGTTTAATACCCTCATTCTCAATTTAGCAGTATTTTTCTCATTTTCAAGTTATCTGTAGGTATTCAGACTGAATCTGAAATAATGAGGTTCCCAATCCATCACTCCAGCGAAATAATACCGGAATACCTATAATACAGACAAATACCGGGTCATGTTTTTAGCCTTAGAGTCAAATTCCAGTAGATTATACACTCCTGCAATCCAGGCATCAGACTTAGGCAATGTCTCTCCCCGTAACCGTTCATATTCAAGTTATAGTAATTGGCAATACATAAATAGTACATGCAATAATTTTATTTTTTGATATGCACGACAGTGCACATATTAAGATTAGTTATTCTGTAATTGGTTGAATCAGGATTGTCTGTCTTCATGGAAAAAGGTTTAAAGAGACCTTGCTGAAACGTATGGCGGACATTCAATTTTACTGAAAATATATATAGGATCTTCTGGTTCATTCATGTCCAGAGAGAGGTCTGTTATTTATCTGGTATGTGATCAAAGCCGTACTCATACATTCTCATTAATAATTCATTTCCATGGAGCAGAATACTGGTCCGGTCCATGTTGATATC
Above is a window of Methanogenium organophilum DNA encoding:
- a CDS encoding acyltransferase, giving the protein MSKGVKNYLINYIKRVNLRRNGVLIHKNCTFSSVNFNGKAIVEPYCRLLGDPIITIGDNFYMNAGCHFLGEITIGNDVQIGPKTIIWARDHGLKRDLLIREQPHYKKPVFIGDDVWIGANVTILKGVTIGTGAVVGAGSIVVKDIPDYGIAVGNPAKVVKYRV
- a CDS encoding UDP-glucose dehydrogenase family protein, with the protein product MKISVIGCGYVGAITGACLADLGNEITLVDVDQTKIDAINTSCSPIFEPGLDELLQKNHQRIIATKDLKTAVLNSNISFICVGTPSKDDGSIDLGYIESVSKEIGCALRNKDSFHTVVVKSTVFPGTSDNIVAQNIERESGKKLHTDFGIVSNPEFLREGVAVDDFFNADRIILGTSDTKSRQNIEELYSSFDCPKYFTDTKTAEMIKYVSNAFLATKISFANEIGNLCKKISIDSRDVFDGVGLDKRINPAFFNSGIGFGGSCFPKDVMALIKGAEDQFGEHAHILKSVIAVNNEQPLRLITLLEKHVPNLKGAKIGILGLAFKPETDDIRESRAIPIVKQLLDKGAEITAYDAQAANNFRELFPSVTYCERCRDVLNSDAVLILTEWQEFENMDYSGRIVIDGRRIQKAIETAGQYEGVCW
- a CDS encoding SDR family oxidoreductase, with the protein product MAKIVITGGAGFIGSHIAESLVTDNEVVVIDNLDGYYSPSLKQRNLDSISAKGDYTFINGDITDLKFVRSVISSDVDYVYHEAAQAGVRISVEDPFKPNDVNVVGTLNVLQSSLDAGVNRVINASSSSVYGKVEYLPFDEKHPTQPVSPYGVSKLAAEHYCRVFNEVYDLSTVSLRYFTVYGPRMRPDLAISIFTDRMLKNEPITIFGNGEQTRDFTYIDDIVKANLNLLKKSNADGCAMNIGGGNRITVNELLTYLRKITGSMSEVIYSDQQKGDAEHTLADTGFAREHIGYVPEIDIENGLKKFVEWYTKSLQHLS
- the wecB gene encoding non-hydrolyzing UDP-N-acetylglucosamine 2-epimerase — translated: MKIVTIVGARPQFIKCAPVSQAIRKEHEEIIVHTGQHYDANMSDIFFTELAIPAPDYNLGIGSGPQGGQTGKMLAEIENVLQKEQPDMVLVYGDTNSTLAGSLAAVKLHIPVAHVEAGLRSYDRSMPEEINRIITDHVSNLLFCPTQTAVENLAAEGITKGVYLTGDVMVDALINNVEIAEQSSKILDDLGIYEGEYYVATVHRASNTDSEENLRNIMEAFGVISESNGMGDVCKTGNSFNSAIIFPAHPRTVKCLKEYGIYSDLPGNIRLTEPFSYLDMLHLMKHAKMILTDSGGVQKEAYILKVPCVTLRENTEWMETLENGWNVLVGADSKKIVDSVRDVPSERIKSFDRFGKGDAAEKICSVISSIND
- a CDS encoding polysaccharide deacetylase family protein gives rise to the protein MNREYLERIQNQAELWDNFTRKEEYNPEFRDQHDRFSYYLSKTRDIFKPDVSQFLMDSGYKPEYPDGKKFAVCLTHDIDIVFRSIPERRYLVAKNLCRLDKNGLSVSIKGALNKRYPLCNFEEIMDLEEKYNAKSSFYFLALQPGDLDYSYDVMDLKDDLRIIRSRGCEVGLHGGHEAYNSYDRISDEKKRLENVLGTTIVGYRNHYLRFRTPDTWEHIANAGFLYDTTLGYADCIGFRNGMCHPFMPYNLNSGSIIDILEIPLVVMDGTIFSDYMRLSSDVALDCVKRLIDRVEECRGVFTLLWHNSMFLDGTTEKKMYIKILEYCYEKNAWITSGEEIEHNFRYMRNR
- a CDS encoding glycosyltransferase family 4 protein codes for the protein MYSDELPGDFDLKILRVISDLYPDVVGGLGLHAHEMSKLQAKSGHQVTIFTSRINGNPINENVDGYQIFRFKNTFKLLGNSVSISLVRQLLKERNNYDIIHAHSQHFFSTNVCALIRKFGSPPLVITNHGLVSQTAPSWIQKIHTSTIGKWTFKAADGIICYTESEKGKLVELGIAPDKIFVIHNGIDTNKFIPAEKTETTGQILWIGRFTPGKGVDYLIEGFNLLLNKHPEVRLIMIGRGPKKKESLQKIQELGLSDKVIIKDFVENSELTKVYQNSDVFVLPSLSEGIPRTILESMSSGIPVVCTDLPQLVDIVNGCGLLIPPMDSQAVSDAISKILSDVSLAHELGQNGRKNLMSNFSWEDTVEQTLFFYGNLIK
- a CDS encoding glycosyltransferase family 4 protein, whose product is MKLLVCTSEYFPQGAGIANVVYNVVEQLKEMGVECTVCSPTGPDIKLGSLTLIQKTGIIGLISYWNQVSHHFKNNDYDAVWLQNPFIISGNPFANCLVTMHSTYYGSSTRGVGNLPFHLYKSFVAHIERFCLTRMHPDTYFTGVAQTVCEEMEKIGISRDQITYIPNGANTSQFFPSTEKEMLRKMLGIPEGEIVLLSVGRLTAAKQPFTLIKVFSNLESTLKNVTLYIAGTGELFEETKNLAQKMGVKKVIFLGYVDHDCDLSDYYACSDYYIMTSNYEGLPLTLLEAMASGLPCIVSDIPNLRIVKDANCGIAVEFRSVDKSTNKIIDYLNCEHKDHSINARKCIENNFDWKIIAEEYQKIFYKTNPENDADNHN
- a CDS encoding UTP--glucose-1-phosphate uridylyltransferase; this encodes MPVKKAVIPAAGFGIRFLPVTKAQPKEMLPVVNKPVIQYVIEETYQSDIHQILLITGRHKRAIEDHLDKANINGHSDLLEEFEELLEKMQIFYIRQKKQSGLGDAVSYAESFIDGDPFALLLGDNITLPNCTKELVDIYEQYNAPVIAIEEIPDDKIKNHGVIKGKKVSSNIFKIEEMVEKPDEPISNLAIIGRYILTPDIFDYLSKTDRGLNGELQLTDALRDMVLDGKEMYAAIHTGRRYDLGNSFDWLKANIELALEDNEIGVSLRNCLNAKLGN